GGTAGAAGGCTTTGCAGGTATGCGTGTACGCGATGGTAAATTGCAGTTTAATCCTTTCTTGCCAGGCAAATGGAAATCTTTTTCATTTACCATCGGCTTCAGGGGAGCTACCTTAAAGGTTAATATTACCGAAAGCGGTATCAGTATTAAAAACAATGCAGCCATTGATTTAGAAATCGGTATCAGAAACCAGCTTTATAAATTGGCCGGAAATACCGAAATTGAAGTAAATAATGCAGAGTTGGTATGATTGTGGAAGTAAAATGTGAAATGGAAAACGGATGGAGATTTGCCTCAACTGATCGTCATTGCGAGGAACGAAGCAATCTTAATGCAGTAGCCTATATTTTGGCAATTTTCTGTTTACTTATTTCATTATCATCTTTTGCACAAAAACAGCGTACAAAAATGAACGATAAACAGATCGTTATTTATCAGTTATTGCCCCGCTTATTTGGGAATAAAAATACAACTAATGCCCCTTACGGAACCATCGAACAAAATGGTTCCGGTAAGTTTAACGATATTACCGAAAAAGCTTTAGATGGCATAAAAGAACTCCATGTAAATTATGTTTGGTATACGGGTGTACTTGCCCATGCGAGCTTAACCGATTATGCTGCCTATGGAATTAAACCTGATGATGCCGATGTGGTAAAGGGTAGAGCGGGTTCACCTTATGCCATCCGCGATTATTACGATGTAGATCCCGATCTGGCTGTTGATGTTAAAAACAGAATGAAAGAGTTTGAAGCACTTGTGAAAAGAACACATGCTAAAAACTTAAAAGTGCTGATCGATTTTGTTCCCAATCATGTTGCCAGAAGCTATCATTCTTATGCAAAACCAAAAAATGCATTCGATTTTGGTGCCAAAGACGATGTGAGCAAAGCTTTTAGTCCTAAAAATGATTTTTATTACATTCCAGGGCAACATTTTGTGGTTCCAGCCGGTGGACAAAAAACGCCACTTTCGACAATTCAGGATGATCAGTTTAATGAAACCCCTGCTAAGGCTACAGGGAATAATGTTTTCTCCGCCACTCCTAAGTACGACGATTGGTACGAAACCATTAAGTTGAATTATGGTGTAGATTATCAGAGCGGTGAAAAACAATATTTTGATCCCATTCCACCGGTTTGGCTAAAAATGTGTGATATTTTAACCTACTGGACCAATAAAGGGGTAGATGGCTTTAGATGTGATATGGCCGAAATGGTGCCTATTGCTTTTTGGAACTGGGTCATTCCACAGGTTAAAAAAGTGAATCCTGATTTAATTTTTATCGGAGAAGCCTACAACCCAAAAGTTTACAAGCAATATTTAGATGAAGGCAAATTCGATTACCTCTATGATAAAGTGGGTTTATACGATGGACTTAAAAAACTGGTCAGAAATGAACCAACTGCAGATGTAGCAGCGATTAAACATGCGTGGCAGGTAGAGTGTGCGGGTTTTGGCAATCGCATGTTGCGCTTTTTAGAAAATCACGATGAGGAGCGCATTGCATCGGCCGGATTTGCGGGCAGTGCTGAACTGGCTTTACCGGCCATGGTTGTTTCGGCAACATTGGGCTCAGGTCCGGTGATGCTTTATTTTGGTCAGGAAGTTGGCGAGCCGGGAAAAGGACGAGAAGGATTTGGTGGCGACGACAACAGAACCACTATCTTCGATTATTGGGGTGTTCCAAGCCATCAGAAATGGATGAATAATGGTGCTTTTGACGGTAAACAATTAACTGAAAATGAACAGAAACTACGTGCTTATTATCAACAGTTATTAAAAGTTACTTCAACAAGCGATGCGGTAATAAATGGTGAGATTTATGAGGTGCCCGCTGCTGGGAATATGAATAAGCGTATGTATGCTTTTATCCGTTACTCTGGCAAACAACGTTTATTGGTAGTGGCCAATTTTGATCGGACACAAACCTTAACCGCCAATATCGAAATCCCTGATCAGATTTTGAAAGTTAAACATTCATCTCCGGTTACGGATCTGTTAACAGACAGAAAATTAAATATCCCGGCAGGAACAAGTATACCCGTAACCCTTACACCCGTTAGCGCACAGGTGATTGAATTTTAAGATAAAAAAATGAATTAACCGCAATGAACGCCAAGTGCTTCGCAAAGTAAGCAGAGATCTGATTTCAATTTCCGCTTTGCGCCTCTTTGCTTCTTCGCTCTGTGCCCTTTGCGGTTAAAAACTAAACCAAATAAAATGAGCTTAAAAACAGTATTCGAGAACCCGAAATTAACACTCGTACAGATTATCAACATGAGCGTTGGTTTTTTTGGTATCCAGTTCGGTTGGGATTTACAGCGTGCCAACATGGGCCGCATTTACGAAAACCTTGGTGCCAATCCAGATCAGGTTCCATTATTGTTTTTGGCCGCGCCCTTAACGGGTTTATTGGTACAACCAATCATTGGTTACCTGAGCGATCGTACCTGGCATCCAAAATGGGGCAGAAGAAGGCCTTATTTTATGATTGGTGCCATTGTGAGCAGTATAGCGCTGATTTTTATGCCACATAGCAGTGCTTTATGGATGGCTGCGGGATTACTCTGGATTTTAGATGTTTTTGGCAACA
The nucleotide sequence above comes from Pedobacter riviphilus. Encoded proteins:
- a CDS encoding alpha-amylase family protein, which encodes MIVEVKCEMENGWRFASTDRHCEERSNLNAVAYILAIFCLLISLSSFAQKQRTKMNDKQIVIYQLLPRLFGNKNTTNAPYGTIEQNGSGKFNDITEKALDGIKELHVNYVWYTGVLAHASLTDYAAYGIKPDDADVVKGRAGSPYAIRDYYDVDPDLAVDVKNRMKEFEALVKRTHAKNLKVLIDFVPNHVARSYHSYAKPKNAFDFGAKDDVSKAFSPKNDFYYIPGQHFVVPAGGQKTPLSTIQDDQFNETPAKATGNNVFSATPKYDDWYETIKLNYGVDYQSGEKQYFDPIPPVWLKMCDILTYWTNKGVDGFRCDMAEMVPIAFWNWVIPQVKKVNPDLIFIGEAYNPKVYKQYLDEGKFDYLYDKVGLYDGLKKLVRNEPTADVAAIKHAWQVECAGFGNRMLRFLENHDEERIASAGFAGSAELALPAMVVSATLGSGPVMLYFGQEVGEPGKGREGFGGDDNRTTIFDYWGVPSHQKWMNNGAFDGKQLTENEQKLRAYYQQLLKVTSTSDAVINGEIYEVPAAGNMNKRMYAFIRYSGKQRLLVVANFDRTQTLTANIEIPDQILKVKHSSPVTDLLTDRKLNIPAGTSIPVTLTPVSAQVIEF